The Holophagales bacterium genome has a segment encoding these proteins:
- the dnaK gene encoding molecular chaperone DnaK: MSKIIGIDLGTTNSVVAVLEGGSAEVIANSEGGRTTPSVVAVTKSGERLVGQVAKRQGVTNPENTVYSIKRFMGRRFDEVNEEMKMVPYKVVRSANGDARVIQGGKEMSPPEISAQILTKLKEAAEAHLGEKVDRAVITVPAYFNDAQRQATKDAGQIAGLKVERLVNEPTAAALAYGLDKKNNETIAVYDFGGGTFDISILEVGEGVVEVKSTNGDTHLGGDNIDQRIVDWLLAEFRKDQGIDLGKDPMATQRLKEAAEKAKIELSTTIESEINLPFITADASGPKHLSLKLTRAKLEQMVDDLIQRSVGPCRQALKDAGLEAKQIDEVVLVGGQTRMPKIQQVVKDFFGKEPHKGVNPDEVVAIGAALQGGVLAGDVKDLLLLDVTPLSLGVETLGGVMTKLIERNTTIPVKKSEVFSTAADGQTSVEIKVLQGEREMAGDNKLLGLFSLVGIPPAPRGMPQIEVTFDIDANGILHVTAKDRGTGKEQKITITSSSGLAKDEVEKAVKEAQSHGAEDKKRREAVEAKNQLDSIVYATEKLLAENADKVPAEDKTAIEAAVADAKKVLETKADDADALRKAAQEVQKASYKVAEALYKNAPAPESGTDPAGTASQGGARPADDVIDAEVVDEKK, encoded by the coding sequence ATGAGCAAGATCATCGGCATCGACCTCGGGACGACGAACAGCGTCGTCGCAGTTCTCGAGGGGGGCTCGGCGGAGGTCATCGCCAACTCCGAGGGAGGGCGGACCACCCCGTCCGTCGTGGCCGTCACGAAGTCGGGCGAGCGGCTCGTCGGGCAGGTCGCCAAGCGGCAGGGCGTCACGAATCCGGAGAACACCGTCTACTCGATCAAGCGGTTCATGGGCCGCCGCTTCGACGAGGTCAACGAAGAGATGAAGATGGTCCCCTACAAGGTCGTCCGGTCGGCCAACGGGGACGCTCGCGTGATCCAGGGCGGCAAGGAGATGTCGCCCCCGGAGATCTCCGCCCAGATTCTCACGAAGCTCAAGGAGGCCGCGGAGGCCCACCTCGGCGAGAAGGTGGACCGGGCGGTCATCACCGTCCCGGCCTACTTCAACGACGCCCAGCGCCAGGCGACCAAGGACGCCGGCCAGATCGCCGGCCTGAAGGTCGAGCGGCTCGTGAACGAGCCGACCGCCGCGGCCCTCGCCTACGGGCTCGACAAGAAGAACAACGAGACGATCGCCGTCTACGACTTCGGCGGCGGCACGTTCGACATCTCGATCCTCGAGGTGGGAGAGGGCGTCGTCGAGGTCAAGTCGACGAACGGCGACACGCACCTCGGCGGCGACAACATCGACCAGCGGATCGTCGACTGGCTTCTCGCCGAGTTCCGGAAGGACCAGGGGATCGACCTCGGCAAGGACCCGATGGCGACGCAGCGCCTGAAGGAAGCCGCCGAGAAGGCCAAGATCGAGCTCTCGACGACGATCGAGTCCGAGATCAACCTGCCGTTCATCACGGCCGACGCCTCGGGGCCGAAGCACCTGAGCCTGAAGCTCACGCGGGCCAAGCTCGAGCAGATGGTCGACGACCTGATCCAGCGCTCCGTCGGCCCGTGCCGGCAGGCGCTGAAGGACGCCGGCCTCGAGGCGAAGCAGATCGACGAGGTCGTCCTCGTGGGCGGCCAGACGCGGATGCCGAAGATCCAGCAGGTCGTGAAGGACTTCTTCGGCAAGGAGCCGCACAAGGGGGTCAACCCCGACGAGGTCGTCGCCATCGGCGCCGCGCTCCAGGGCGGGGTCCTCGCGGGCGACGTGAAGGACCTCCTCCTCCTCGACGTCACGCCGCTCTCCCTCGGCGTCGAGACGCTCGGCGGCGTCATGACGAAGCTCATCGAGCGGAACACGACGATTCCCGTGAAGAAGAGCGAGGTCTTCTCGACGGCGGCCGACGGCCAGACCTCGGTGGAGATCAAGGTCCTCCAGGGCGAGCGCGAGATGGCGGGGGACAACAAGCTCCTCGGTCTCTTCTCCCTCGTCGGGATCCCGCCCGCCCCGCGCGGGATGCCGCAGATCGAGGTGACGTTCGACATCGACGCGAACGGCATCCTCCACGTCACCGCGAAGGACCGCGGCACGGGCAAGGAGCAGAAGATCACGATCACCTCCTCCTCGGGCCTCGCCAAGGACGAGGTCGAGAAGGCGGTCAAGGAAGCCCAGTCGCACGGCGCGGAGGACAAGAAGCGGCGCGAGGCCGTCGAGGCGAAGAACCAGCTCGACTCGATCGTCTACGCGACGGAGAAGCTCCTCGCCGAGAACGCCGACAAGGTGCCCGCGGAGGACAAGACCGCCATCGAGGCGGCCGTGGCCGACGCGAAGAAGGTCCTCGAGACGAAGGCCGACGACGCCGACGCCCTGCGCAAGGCGGCGCAGGAGGTCCAGAAGGCGAGCTACAAGGTGGCCGAGGCGCTCTACAAGAACGCTCCGGCCCCGGAGTCGGGAACGGACCCGGCCGGGACGGCGTCCCAGGGTGGCGCGAGGCCGGCGGACGACGTGATCGACGCCGAGGTCGTCGACGAGAAGAAGTGA
- a CDS encoding MerR family transcriptional regulator, with protein MRDGSGRGKARRDDFVLIGVVADRFGVHPQTLRLYEREGLICPPRSSGNTRLYDRETVERLEIILTLTRDLGVNLAGVEVILDLRARLSRMEGEVERLMDAFRSVAAEHASRAAGRPTPPQNALALRPGAPLARRPV; from the coding sequence GTGCGCGACGGATCCGGCCGCGGGAAGGCGCGGCGCGACGACTTCGTCCTCATCGGCGTCGTCGCCGACCGCTTCGGCGTCCACCCGCAGACGCTTCGCCTCTACGAGCGGGAGGGCCTCATCTGCCCTCCCCGCTCGTCGGGTAACACGCGGCTCTACGACCGCGAAACCGTCGAGCGGCTCGAGATCATCCTGACCCTGACGCGGGACCTCGGCGTGAACCTCGCCGGCGTGGAAGTCATCCTCGACCTGCGCGCACGGCTCTCCCGCATGGAAGGCGAGGTGGAGAGGCTGATGGACGCCTTCCGCTCCGTGGCGGCCGAGCACGCCTCCCGGGCGGCGGGGCGGCCCACCCCGCCGCAGAACGCCCTGGCGCTGCGCCCGGGGGCGCCGCTCGCCCGCCGCCCCGTCTAG
- a CDS encoding sigma-70 family RNA polymerase sigma factor, with product MNRRRTDDDSGLLRRYLEEISKYQPVPAEREKELARIIQDRCASEGKRKEALDELVRANLRFVVYHAKGFHSPDVPFIDLINEGNIGLIQAAKRFDANRGVKFITYAVWWVRQAISHALAEQAGTIRIPHKQAAHQLKAVRARAELQRELGRDPTHEEIAERTGLEPATVETLLAVSRTAESLSQGVGNDEQERTLEDVLEQTMVAAADDDMLRRATVDQAREILGDLKPKERAVLCRRFGIPEDGSDGEREPMTLQEIGAELSLSRERVRQIEAQALQRLRRGTKARRLMAVFR from the coding sequence GTGAACCGCAGGCGGACCGACGACGATTCGGGTCTTCTCCGGAGGTATCTCGAGGAGATCTCGAAGTACCAGCCTGTTCCGGCAGAGCGCGAGAAGGAGCTCGCCCGGATCATCCAGGATCGATGCGCGTCCGAAGGCAAGCGGAAAGAGGCGCTCGACGAGCTCGTGCGGGCGAATCTGCGTTTCGTCGTCTACCACGCCAAGGGATTCCACTCCCCCGACGTCCCGTTCATCGACCTGATCAACGAGGGCAACATCGGCCTGATCCAGGCCGCCAAGAGGTTCGACGCGAACCGCGGGGTCAAGTTCATCACCTACGCCGTCTGGTGGGTGAGGCAGGCCATCTCCCACGCGCTCGCCGAGCAGGCGGGGACGATCCGCATCCCTCACAAGCAGGCGGCCCACCAGCTGAAGGCGGTCCGCGCGCGGGCCGAGCTCCAGCGCGAGCTCGGCCGTGACCCGACCCACGAGGAGATTGCCGAGCGGACCGGCCTCGAGCCGGCCACGGTGGAGACACTCCTCGCGGTCTCGCGCACGGCCGAGTCCCTCTCCCAGGGAGTCGGCAACGACGAGCAGGAGCGGACGCTCGAGGACGTCCTCGAGCAGACGATGGTCGCCGCGGCCGACGACGACATGCTGCGTCGCGCGACGGTCGACCAGGCCCGGGAGATCCTGGGCGACCTGAAGCCGAAGGAGCGGGCGGTCCTCTGCCGCCGCTTCGGGATCCCGGAGGACGGGAGCGACGGTGAGCGGGAGCCGATGACCCTGCAGGAGATCGGCGCCGAGCTGAGCCTCTCGCGCGAGAGAGTCCGCCAGATCGAGGCCCAGGCGCTCCAGAGGCTCCGGCGCGGCACCAAGGCGCGCCGCCTCATGGCCGTCTTCCGCTGA
- a CDS encoding ATP-binding protein — protein MSESVETEKCALCQGFGRLERPNGTTVPCECRAGEMAEARRSAARIPERYRNCRLKNFGDLQNDSLKKAKAIAKRFVDHWPAVDAGLLISGPVGVGKTHLAVAILNELVDAKGATALFCDFSDLLDRIQASFGKGSDENQDDIVAPYRDANLLVLDELGARRPSDWVREILYGLLNTRYNRGRITILTTNFGDEPDGRGTETLEMRVGPPVRSRLYEMCQLVVIEAEDFRKKHRAKAIG, from the coding sequence GTGAGCGAGTCCGTCGAGACCGAGAAGTGCGCCCTCTGCCAGGGCTTCGGGAGGCTCGAACGCCCGAACGGCACCACCGTTCCCTGCGAGTGCCGGGCCGGAGAGATGGCCGAGGCGCGCCGGAGCGCCGCCCGGATCCCCGAGCGCTACCGGAACTGCCGGCTCAAGAATTTCGGGGACCTCCAGAACGACTCGTTGAAGAAGGCCAAGGCGATCGCGAAGCGTTTCGTCGACCACTGGCCGGCCGTCGACGCCGGCCTCCTCATCTCGGGTCCCGTAGGCGTCGGCAAGACGCACCTCGCCGTGGCCATCCTGAACGAGCTCGTCGACGCGAAAGGGGCGACCGCCCTGTTCTGCGACTTCTCCGACCTGCTCGACCGGATCCAGGCGAGCTTCGGGAAGGGGAGCGACGAGAACCAGGACGACATCGTCGCCCCGTACCGCGACGCGAACCTGCTCGTCCTCGACGAGCTCGGTGCGCGACGCCCCTCCGACTGGGTGCGGGAGATCCTCTACGGACTCCTGAACACGCGCTACAACCGGGGCCGGATCACGATCCTGACGACGAACTTCGGCGACGAGCCGGACGGGCGGGGCACGGAAACGCTCGAGATGCGCGTCGGTCCGCCGGTGAGGAGCCGCCTCTACGAGATGTGCCAGCTCGTCGTCATCGAGGCCGAGGACTTCCGCAAGAAGCACCGTGCGAAGGCGATCGGGTGA
- a CDS encoding SpoIID/LytB domain-containing protein — MRRGPAAAFLAVALLPACAPRPAPVTGRPPVETPAPSPTPTPAPALAPAPVLREIPEPRLDIGVAVDRAEYLLPSGDWIVRSGAGARRHLGSLAIRPAAAAGPAAVPAFQIQAGSFARRDLAEAEAVRLGALLALPALAAETGGRWGVRLGEPGGRAALQPLLSRVRRDAVPDAFLVGLPVPGAPARTLLVVGPAGVQEVPSPLELQAADGSLLPVNDARYRGNVLLVATPRGTLHVVNRVGLEEYLLGVVPLEMGPRVYDEIEALKAQAVAARTYAVKRRGDFSAEGYDLCATARCQVYGGATAEQPLSSQAVSATAGQVLLFAGAPADTLFTSTCGGRTEDARNVFPSYSQAAFPYLRSVSCAGEEKLPIATTARAPAHANALGALALRGRALLHAAGRHGTSWPDLKSARALLTARLGRTAGAPPRTLAPEAVYANLAGLLGDDALLTEESERTAAPPAWSDEARRVHAALVRFQIGGPTPLPTTRPFSAEEAAGLWASLLLRAGGLEEVEGRLVAAPAGKLVVKTSKGREEETLPADPLLFRGGGEAWTQVDALAPSPGDRVRLVLRDGTVIAVAAVVPAAEGIYERESSWIHWVRRFTGAELMGKLLERDASRKGSVVRRLDVLARGTSGRAAKVMVTTDREAFDLSGLEVRFALGIPETLFTLVTGKDETGAPVHTFFGRGWGHGVGLCQTGTFGMALAGRTHGEILAAYYPGTVLGPWPVPAQVPEPGPGAAPSLAPAPPVPAGVPR; from the coding sequence GTGAGGCGCGGCCCCGCAGCCGCCTTCCTGGCGGTCGCGCTCCTCCCCGCCTGCGCGCCGAGGCCGGCGCCGGTCACGGGCCGCCCTCCCGTGGAGACGCCCGCGCCCTCTCCGACCCCCACTCCGGCGCCGGCGCTCGCCCCGGCCCCCGTCCTCAGGGAGATCCCCGAGCCGCGACTCGACATCGGCGTCGCCGTGGACCGCGCCGAGTACCTGCTCCCCTCGGGCGACTGGATCGTCCGATCGGGAGCCGGGGCCCGGCGGCATCTCGGATCCCTCGCGATCCGGCCCGCGGCGGCCGCCGGTCCTGCCGCGGTGCCCGCCTTCCAGATCCAGGCGGGCTCATTCGCCCGGCGGGACCTCGCCGAGGCCGAGGCCGTGCGTCTCGGAGCCCTCCTCGCGCTCCCGGCGCTCGCGGCCGAGACGGGAGGGCGATGGGGAGTCCGGCTCGGCGAGCCAGGCGGCCGGGCGGCCCTGCAGCCTCTCCTGTCGCGCGTCCGGCGCGACGCCGTGCCCGATGCGTTTCTCGTCGGTCTTCCGGTTCCCGGAGCACCGGCCCGGACCCTCCTCGTCGTGGGCCCGGCCGGGGTGCAGGAGGTTCCTTCGCCCCTCGAGCTGCAGGCGGCGGACGGCTCGCTCCTCCCGGTGAACGACGCCCGCTATCGCGGCAACGTGCTCCTCGTCGCGACGCCGCGGGGAACGCTCCACGTCGTCAACCGGGTCGGCCTGGAGGAGTACCTCCTCGGCGTCGTCCCGCTCGAGATGGGGCCGCGCGTCTACGACGAGATCGAGGCCCTGAAAGCGCAGGCCGTCGCGGCGCGAACCTACGCCGTCAAGCGGCGCGGCGACTTCTCGGCCGAGGGCTACGACCTCTGCGCGACGGCCCGGTGCCAGGTCTACGGCGGCGCCACGGCCGAGCAGCCCCTCTCGAGCCAGGCGGTGAGCGCCACCGCCGGTCAGGTCCTCCTCTTCGCCGGGGCCCCCGCCGACACCCTTTTCACCTCGACGTGCGGAGGGCGGACCGAAGACGCACGGAACGTCTTCCCCTCGTACTCGCAGGCCGCGTTCCCCTACCTCCGGTCGGTGTCCTGCGCCGGGGAGGAGAAGCTTCCGATCGCGACGACGGCGCGCGCGCCGGCCCACGCCAACGCGCTCGGCGCGCTCGCGCTCAGGGGCCGCGCGCTGCTCCATGCGGCCGGGCGCCACGGGACCTCGTGGCCCGACCTTAAGTCCGCCCGCGCGCTCCTGACGGCGCGCCTCGGGCGGACCGCCGGCGCCCCGCCGCGGACGCTCGCCCCCGAGGCGGTCTACGCGAACCTCGCCGGGCTTCTCGGCGACGACGCGCTGCTGACCGAAGAGTCCGAACGCACCGCGGCGCCCCCGGCGTGGAGCGACGAGGCGCGTCGCGTCCACGCGGCGCTCGTTCGCTTCCAGATCGGTGGCCCGACACCGCTACCGACGACGCGCCCCTTCTCCGCCGAGGAGGCCGCGGGTCTCTGGGCCTCGCTTCTCCTGCGGGCCGGCGGACTCGAAGAAGTCGAGGGGCGGCTCGTCGCCGCGCCCGCCGGAAAGCTCGTCGTGAAGACTTCGAAGGGGCGCGAGGAGGAGACCCTTCCGGCCGACCCGCTCCTCTTCCGGGGCGGCGGCGAGGCGTGGACGCAGGTCGACGCGCTCGCGCCCTCGCCCGGAGACCGCGTGCGGCTCGTCCTGAGGGACGGGACGGTGATCGCCGTCGCGGCCGTCGTCCCTGCGGCGGAGGGAATCTACGAACGGGAGTCGTCGTGGATCCACTGGGTGCGGCGATTCACGGGCGCCGAGCTGATGGGAAAGCTCCTCGAGCGCGACGCCTCGAGGAAGGGGAGTGTCGTGAGGCGGCTCGACGTCCTCGCGCGAGGGACCTCCGGCCGCGCGGCGAAGGTCATGGTCACGACCGACCGCGAGGCGTTCGACCTCTCGGGCCTCGAGGTGCGGTTCGCCCTCGGCATCCCCGAGACGCTCTTTACGCTCGTCACCGGAAAGGACGAGACGGGAGCGCCCGTCCACACGTTCTTCGGCCGCGGCTGGGGGCACGGCGTCGGCCTCTGCCAGACGGGGACGTTCGGGATGGCGCTGGCCGGCCGGACACACGGCGAGATCCTCGCGGCCTACTACCCCGGGACCGTCCTCGGGCCCTGGCCCGTGCCCGCGCAGGTCCCCGAGCCAGGGCCGGGCGCGGCTCCGAGCCTGGCGCCAGCGCCGCCCGTCCCCGCCGGCGTGCCGCGCTAA
- a CDS encoding acyl-CoA dehydrogenase, with the protein MTTLLESPAAASAASSAPFGFQLSDDQVAVRKMVREFAESEIAPHVMEWDEAQVFPREVVARLGDLGMLGVIIPEAYGGAGLSYIDYIGVIEELSRVDGSVGISIAAHNSLCTNHIFMFGTEEQKRRWVTPLAQGKAIGAWGLTESEAGSDSKGTKTTAVLDGNQWVLNGSKNFITHGSVGDTAVLMAVTDKAAGTHGISAFVVDLHQPGIRAGKKENKLGLRASDTATLVMEDCRIPKENLLGPLGTGFSQAMQVLDGGRISIAALALGMAQGAFDCALAYSRQREQFGKPISEFQSIQNYLADMATEIDAARLLTWRAGWMKDRGMKVTKESAMCKLHAAEVSVRVANLAVQIHGGYGFTKDFKAEKFYRDVKLCTIGEGTSEIQRMVIARQLLKG; encoded by the coding sequence ATGACGACGCTTCTCGAGAGCCCCGCGGCCGCCAGCGCCGCCTCTTCCGCCCCGTTCGGCTTCCAGCTCTCCGACGACCAGGTCGCCGTCCGGAAGATGGTCCGCGAGTTCGCCGAGTCGGAGATCGCGCCGCACGTCATGGAGTGGGACGAGGCCCAGGTCTTCCCCCGTGAGGTCGTCGCGCGCCTCGGGGACCTCGGGATGCTCGGCGTCATCATCCCGGAGGCGTACGGCGGTGCGGGTCTCTCGTACATCGACTACATCGGCGTCATCGAAGAGCTCTCGCGGGTCGACGGCTCGGTCGGCATCTCGATCGCGGCTCACAACAGCCTCTGCACGAACCACATCTTCATGTTCGGCACGGAGGAGCAGAAACGTCGCTGGGTCACGCCGCTCGCCCAGGGAAAAGCGATCGGCGCCTGGGGGCTGACGGAGTCCGAGGCCGGAAGCGACTCGAAAGGGACGAAGACGACGGCCGTCCTCGACGGAAACCAGTGGGTCCTGAACGGCTCGAAGAACTTCATCACCCACGGCTCCGTCGGCGACACGGCGGTCCTGATGGCCGTCACCGACAAGGCTGCCGGCACGCACGGCATCTCCGCCTTCGTCGTCGACCTCCACCAGCCGGGCATCCGCGCCGGGAAGAAGGAGAACAAGCTGGGGCTCAGGGCCTCCGACACGGCGACGCTCGTCATGGAAGACTGCCGGATTCCGAAGGAGAACCTCCTCGGTCCCCTCGGCACGGGCTTCAGCCAGGCGATGCAGGTCCTCGACGGAGGGCGGATCTCCATCGCCGCCCTCGCCCTCGGAATGGCGCAGGGGGCCTTCGACTGCGCCCTCGCCTACTCGCGGCAGCGGGAGCAGTTCGGCAAGCCGATCTCCGAGTTCCAGTCGATCCAGAACTACCTGGCCGACATGGCGACCGAGATCGACGCCGCCCGCCTCCTCACCTGGCGCGCCGGCTGGATGAAGGACCGCGGGATGAAGGTGACGAAGGAATCGGCCATGTGCAAGCTCCACGCGGCCGAGGTCTCGGTGCGGGTCGCGAACCTCGCCGTCCAGATCCACGGCGGCTACGGCTTCACGAAGGACTTCAAGGCCGAGAAGTTCTACCGCGACGTCAAGCTCTGCACGATCGGGGAGGGGACCTCGGAGATCCAGCGGATGGTCATCGCCCGGCAGCTCCTCAAGGGATGA